In Prochlorococcus marinus str. GP2, the genomic window TTTGTTTCAATAATTGGTCTTGAGTAAAAATCTAATTCCCAATCTGAAATTTTTAATTTAAGACCTGACTCTTTTTTTTTATTGATATTCATTTATCTTGTTCTTTTTTATCGAAGAGTGCTTTAGTTTTTAATGCTCTCTCTGTGGCTTCTTGCATAACTTTTTGCTTATCAATAATTAATTCTCCTGCAGAGTTTTCTAGGAGTGCAGTGTTGAGACCAATGCGACCTTTTTCCAGGTCAATTTCAGATATTAAAGCTTTAATGATTTCCCCTTCTCTAAAAACTTCTCTTAAAGAACGAATCGATCCATTTGTTAGTGAGGATTGATGAAGAAGTCCACTAGCTCCTCCTAAATCTATAAAGAAGCCATATGGTTTTACAGCTAAAACTTCTCCTTCAATTAATTGACCTAATTCTAGACTTGTAAGTTTAGAGACTAGTGATGCTTTCTTTTCGGAGAGAACTAATTTTCTGGATTCTGGATTCACCTCAAGAAACGCTACTTTTAGAGTTTTTCCAACAAAAGATTGATAATTTTGACCATCTTCAAGTTGGGATCTTGGGATGAATCCTCTCAATCCATCTACATCACAAGTAAGCCCACCTCTGTTAAATCCATTAATTAAAACGTTAATTAATTCTCCATTTTTTGCGGAACTTGATACTTTCTCCCAACTTTTTCTGAGAATTAATGCCCTAGCGCTCACTGTAACCATCCCATCAGCATTTTGTTCTTTGATAACCAAAACTTCCATTTCTTGGCCTATAGAAAATTTTTCTTTAAAGTTAGTTATGACACCCAAACCACAT contains:
- a CDS encoding S1 RNA-binding domain-containing protein, with amino-acid sequence MGVRNKNAQDNIQPKGNKKPLQVLHISKKDTQEISNEQNNSQEVIKKENIAIKPQLIKDDSVKEIEASNVNTENLDISQQDSTQQDLNRPLNFSEHNTDFQIERKVDEFDFDENAFLEALNENEPIGATGETITGKTIAIESDGLYVDIGGKAPGYMPKKECGLGVITNFKEKFSIGQEMEVLVIKEQNADGMVTVSARALILRKSWEKVSSSAKNGELINVLINGFNRGGLTCDVDGLRGFIPRSQLEDGQNYQSFVGKTLKVAFLEVNPESRKLVLSEKKASLVSKLTSLELGQLIEGEVLAVKPYGFFIDLGGASGLLHQSSLTNGSIRSLREVFREGEIIKALISEIDLEKGRIGLNTALLENSAGELIIDKQKVMQEATERALKTKALFDKKEQDK